Proteins encoded together in one Janthinobacterium tructae window:
- a CDS encoding HlyD family secretion protein, whose protein sequence is MSTSKKPLAIVAGIVILGFVGWGLYQAFQPQRLPLQGQMDAQEVNVSSKVPGRVGELYVKLGQTVPKGELLFQLTSPEVDAKIAQATAATQAADAVAQKAQAGARPEEVAAAKANWERAQTGATIAKTTYTRVNNMYEQGVIAQQKRDEAQAQWRAADQLAQAARAQYDMAQKGARPEDKTAAAAQARQVGAVLTEAQIALAETKIAAPVAGQVSKIQIQPGELAPQGFPVITLVNLDDAWAVLQVREDEMAAFGMGSTHTANVPALKQQVSFKVSSVAVLPDFATWRAARPGGTDLRTFEIRLRPAIKVDGLRPGMSVVFPPL, encoded by the coding sequence ATGAGTACCTCCAAAAAACCATTGGCCATAGTCGCCGGCATCGTTATCCTGGGCTTCGTCGGCTGGGGCTTGTACCAGGCATTCCAGCCGCAGCGCCTGCCTTTGCAGGGGCAGATGGATGCGCAGGAAGTCAATGTCTCGTCGAAAGTGCCGGGCAGGGTGGGCGAGCTGTACGTCAAGCTGGGCCAGACGGTGCCGAAAGGTGAGCTGCTGTTTCAGCTGACGAGCCCGGAAGTGGATGCGAAGATCGCGCAAGCGACGGCCGCCACTCAGGCAGCCGATGCCGTGGCGCAAAAGGCGCAAGCGGGGGCGCGTCCGGAAGAAGTCGCCGCGGCGAAAGCCAATTGGGAACGGGCGCAAACGGGGGCGACCATCGCCAAGACTACCTACACCCGCGTCAACAATATGTACGAGCAAGGCGTGATCGCCCAGCAGAAACGTGACGAGGCGCAAGCGCAATGGCGCGCCGCCGACCAGTTGGCGCAGGCGGCCCGCGCGCAATACGACATGGCGCAAAAAGGCGCCCGTCCGGAAGACAAGACGGCCGCCGCCGCCCAGGCGCGCCAGGTGGGCGCCGTGCTGACGGAAGCGCAGATCGCCCTGGCCGAAACGAAGATCGCCGCGCCGGTGGCGGGCCAGGTCAGCAAGATCCAGATACAGCCCGGCGAACTGGCGCCGCAAGGTTTCCCCGTGATTACTCTGGTTAACCTCGACGATGCCTGGGCCGTGCTGCAGGTGCGCGAAGATGAAATGGCGGCGTTTGGCATGGGCAGCACGCATACGGCCAACGTGCCGGCGCTGAAACAGCAAGTGAGCTTCAAGGTCAGCTCGGTGGCCGTGCTGCCCGATTTTGCCACGTGGCGCGCGGCCCGTCCGGGCGGCACGGATTTGCGCACGTTTGAAATCCGTCTGCGCCCGGCCATCAAGGTCGATGGCTTGCGTCCGGGCATGTCGGTCGTGTTTCCACCGCTCTGA
- a CDS encoding ABC transporter permease, producing the protein MSEADKGPVSTLAREWARLRGDFWDLGMLSWIPVVLCGLLWLVFSAGIARDMPIVVIDNDNSTLSRQLTRWLDASPGIAVAAKVASSDEALHRLRERTAFGYLVIPNDFEQKLLGGRQATVQWLYNAQFSSHAGALLRDVRTVSTTLSAGIEMTARVKKGMSGVQAAAQFEPIRTTLNSLYNENTSYEAFLTLALMPAMLQIFIVVAVVTSIGRELRDGTVPQWLASANGSWLRAVGAKLLFPLIAYCALALLYLLFFSLVRDWAVAGSLPALLLSMLLLVLAYCGLATLLIAATLSLRLALSGAAFITAPAFAFAGQAFPLMAMPAPARAWAEALPLTHYLQLQTKYWLAGAPWRYGVQEMLILAGFAAGCGAVGVFLLARRANAPAAWGRA; encoded by the coding sequence ATGAGCGAAGCGGATAAAGGGCCGGTTTCTACGCTGGCGCGCGAGTGGGCGCGGCTGCGCGGCGATTTTTGGGATCTGGGCATGCTCAGCTGGATTCCTGTCGTGCTGTGCGGCCTGTTGTGGCTGGTGTTTTCCGCCGGCATCGCGCGCGACATGCCCATCGTCGTCATCGATAACGACAACTCCACCCTGTCGCGCCAGCTGACGCGCTGGCTCGACGCTTCGCCCGGCATTGCCGTGGCGGCGAAAGTGGCGTCCAGCGACGAAGCCCTGCACCGCTTGCGCGAACGCACGGCGTTTGGCTATCTGGTCATTCCGAACGATTTCGAACAGAAACTGCTGGGCGGCCGCCAAGCCACTGTGCAATGGCTGTACAACGCGCAGTTTTCCTCGCACGCGGGCGCCTTGCTGCGCGATGTGCGCACGGTCAGCACGACCTTGTCGGCCGGCATCGAGATGACGGCGCGGGTGAAAAAGGGCATGTCGGGCGTGCAGGCGGCGGCCCAGTTCGAACCGATCCGTACGACACTGAACAGTCTATACAATGAAAACACCAGCTATGAAGCGTTTCTGACCCTGGCCCTGATGCCGGCCATGCTGCAGATTTTCATCGTCGTCGCCGTCGTCACGAGCATCGGGCGTGAATTGCGCGACGGCACGGTGCCCCAATGGCTGGCCTCGGCCAATGGCAGCTGGCTGCGTGCCGTCGGCGCCAAGCTGCTGTTTCCCCTCATCGCCTATTGTGCGCTGGCGCTGCTGTACTTGCTGTTCTTCAGCCTGGTGCGGGACTGGGCCGTGGCGGGCAGTTTGCCGGCCTTGCTGCTGAGTATGTTGCTGCTGGTGCTCGCTTACTGTGGCCTGGCCACCCTGCTGATCGCCGCCACCCTGTCGCTGCGCCTGGCCCTGTCGGGCGCGGCCTTCATCACGGCGCCGGCCTTCGCGTTTGCGGGCCAGGCCTTTCCCTTGATGGCCATGCCGGCGCCGGCGCGCGCCTGGGCGGAAGCCTTGCCGCTCACGCATTATCTGCAACTGCAAACGAAATACTGGCTTGCCGGCGCGCCATGGCGCTATGGCGTGCAGGAAATGCTCATTTTGGCTGGCTTTGCCGCCGGCTGCGGCGCCGTGGGTGTATTCCTGCTGGCGCGCCGCGCGAATGCGCCTGCGGCATGGGGGCGCGCATGA
- a CDS encoding ABC transporter permease, with protein sequence MNSCWPAFLATWRAMLTDKGALTLLFIGGIIYSFFYPLPYSTEIVQRVPVAVVDQDRSAMSRQLTRFAMAHPSLQVVAVTPDLPVAQDLLWRDQVMGVLILPDGLQTDVLAGRAAHAQVAGNGLYLMLNKVALNGLAEVVGTVSAGIELKRLGAGTPSAVQASQQRSPIAFDAVPLFNVKEGYGAYVVPGVATLIVQQTLLIGMTMLFGTWYQRKSFPIAGQRTAGGYAGMLLAFACVAFLNCCYFFGFVFWFQDYPRGGNFGGMLLLLVLFSLAEAAFGMLLGMLFRTRERGTQLMIATSMPILFLAGLTWPVSSMPIVLQWLRWLLPSTAGIQGFVALNQMGASLHEIRHEVAGLLALLLACVALGWWRWRKLDETIVDLNKA encoded by the coding sequence ATGAACAGTTGCTGGCCCGCCTTTCTCGCCACCTGGCGCGCCATGCTGACGGACAAGGGCGCGCTGACCTTGCTGTTCATCGGCGGCATCATCTATTCGTTTTTCTATCCGCTGCCGTACTCGACGGAAATCGTCCAGCGCGTGCCCGTGGCGGTCGTCGACCAGGACCGCAGCGCCATGTCGCGCCAGTTGACGCGCTTCGCCATGGCCCATCCTTCGTTGCAAGTCGTGGCCGTCACGCCGGACTTGCCCGTCGCGCAAGATTTATTGTGGCGCGACCAGGTCATGGGCGTCTTGATCCTGCCCGACGGCTTGCAGACGGACGTGCTGGCCGGCCGCGCCGCCCATGCGCAAGTGGCGGGCAATGGCTTGTATTTGATGCTGAACAAGGTGGCCCTGAATGGCCTGGCCGAAGTGGTGGGCACCGTGTCGGCAGGGATCGAGCTCAAGCGTCTGGGCGCGGGCACGCCGTCGGCCGTGCAGGCCAGCCAGCAGCGCTCGCCCATCGCGTTTGACGCCGTGCCCTTGTTTAACGTCAAGGAAGGCTATGGCGCGTATGTCGTGCCGGGCGTGGCGACCTTGATCGTGCAGCAGACCTTGCTGATCGGCATGACCATGTTGTTCGGCACCTGGTATCAGCGCAAGAGCTTTCCGATAGCGGGTCAGCGCACGGCGGGCGGCTATGCGGGCATGCTGCTGGCCTTTGCCTGCGTGGCGTTCCTGAACTGCTGCTATTTCTTCGGTTTCGTCTTCTGGTTCCAGGATTACCCCCGTGGCGGCAACTTTGGCGGCATGCTCTTGCTGCTGGTGCTGTTTTCCCTGGCGGAAGCGGCCTTCGGCATGCTGCTGGGCATGCTGTTCCGCACGCGCGAACGGGGCACGCAGCTGATGATCGCCACCTCGATGCCGATTCTGTTCCTGGCGGGCCTGACTTGGCCTGTCTCGTCCATGCCCATCGTGCTGCAATGGTTGCGCTGGCTGCTGCCGTCCACGGCCGGCATCCAGGGTTTTGTCGCGCTCAATCAGATGGGCGCGTCGCTGCATGAAATCCGCCATGAAGTGGCAGGCTTGCTGGCCTTGCTGCTGGCCTGCGTGGCGCTGGGCTGGTGGCGCTGGCGCAAGCTGGACGAAACCATTGTCGATTTGAACAAGGCGTAA
- a CDS encoding AAA family ATPase — MSAFNLFQRLSQAPTKPKAAPAARQFDVADLYQGPIALGAEGEAQARPFDEKLRQAYFWIVNHAIISPHYDIEYNDGPSQTYSVGDSRRTLNLPSAQSYSSFILLPLLTFATRRKCLFVGGPGRGKTASALLMGVLAGSTVKEVKRAMQHGHPQMTVADLLGNPLPADLVNAQSMDDIRIAWRAWLGMRVKIVDEYNRIPTRTQSALLTVMGDNYAEVLNHIYECPEAAWYLTANDDQGGGTYQVIEALRDRVDVTVQALAFNPRFLNELLLRVEENVRPEELVPPDIIFTEGEVDQIGEAIRQVGIPDAVRRRLEFFASQFELFETAGGQFEYMTKDTARLAGADRGAAQAADNGRDRLKDLGCQTLNGISVRTLMALMIYAKAMAYFRGNGDVELEDLRQVLPFVLHNKLQPDPDAPFFALPENAAYRSDRLGWLRRLFDLSNDEFNRLDLDRDDPVGVLSAEFDLGLDGVSERETLARLNRIEKLIGERTKGRKLYGPLYDDLLKLKYLHQRYTNYRSWLRSQ, encoded by the coding sequence ATGTCAGCCTTTAATTTGTTCCAGCGCCTGTCCCAAGCCCCCACCAAGCCCAAGGCCGCTCCCGCCGCGCGGCAGTTCGACGTGGCGGATTTGTACCAGGGACCCATCGCGCTGGGCGCAGAAGGCGAGGCGCAAGCGCGGCCGTTCGATGAAAAGCTGCGCCAGGCGTATTTCTGGATCGTTAACCACGCCATCATCAGCCCCCATTACGATATCGAGTACAACGATGGCCCGTCGCAGACCTACTCCGTGGGCGACAGCCGCCGCACCCTGAATCTGCCGTCGGCGCAAAGCTATTCCAGTTTTATCTTGCTGCCGCTGCTGACGTTCGCCACGCGCCGCAAATGCCTGTTTGTCGGCGGGCCGGGACGGGGCAAGACGGCCAGCGCCTTGCTGATGGGCGTGTTGGCCGGCTCCACCGTCAAGGAAGTCAAGCGCGCCATGCAGCACGGCCACCCGCAAATGACGGTGGCCGATTTGCTCGGCAATCCGCTGCCGGCGGACCTGGTCAACGCGCAAAGCATGGACGATATCCGCATCGCCTGGCGCGCCTGGCTGGGCATGCGCGTGAAAATCGTCGATGAATACAACCGCATCCCCACGCGCACGCAAAGCGCGTTGCTGACCGTCATGGGCGACAATTACGCTGAAGTGCTGAACCACATTTACGAGTGCCCGGAAGCGGCCTGGTATCTGACGGCCAACGACGACCAGGGCGGCGGTACCTATCAGGTGATCGAGGCGCTGCGCGACCGGGTCGACGTGACCGTGCAGGCGCTGGCCTTCAATCCGCGCTTTTTGAATGAGCTGCTGCTGCGCGTGGAAGAAAACGTGCGCCCCGAAGAGCTGGTGCCGCCCGATATCATCTTCACGGAAGGCGAGGTGGATCAAATAGGCGAGGCGATCCGCCAGGTAGGCATACCGGACGCGGTGCGCCGGCGCCTGGAGTTTTTTGCCAGCCAGTTCGAGCTGTTCGAGACGGCCGGCGGCCAGTTCGAATACATGACCAAGGATACGGCCCGTTTGGCCGGTGCCGACCGGGGCGCCGCGCAGGCGGCCGATAATGGGCGCGACCGCCTGAAAGACCTCGGTTGCCAGACCCTGAATGGCATTTCCGTGCGCACCCTGATGGCGCTCATGATCTATGCCAAGGCCATGGCGTATTTTCGCGGTAACGGTGACGTGGAGCTGGAAGACTTGCGCCAGGTGCTGCCCTTCGTCCTGCATAACAAGCTGCAGCCGGACCCGGACGCGCCATTCTTCGCGCTGCCGGAAAACGCCGCCTACCGCAGCGACAGACTGGGCTGGCTGCGCCGTTTGTTCGATTTGTCGAACGATGAATTCAACCGCCTGGACCTGGACCGCGATGACCCGGTGGGCGTGCTGTCGGCCGAATTCGACCTGGGCCTCGATGGCGTCAGCGAGCGCGAGACCCTGGCGCGCCTGAACCGCATTGAAAAGCTGATCGGCGAACGCACGAAGGGCAGAAAACTGTATGGCCCCCTGTACGACGATTTGCTGAAACTCAAATACCTGCATCAGCGCTATACGAATTACCGCAGCTGGCTGCGTTCGCAATGA
- a CDS encoding vWA domain-containing protein codes for MKNAADTTLIEAWRAAWPEALAVWSKFTRLRDPSLCASHVEASKQGLSGSFAMIRLLDQSVVVDLPLVTELGLDDYALEILAHEIGHHILAPGSASDQFRLLARMRRALPTLEQHAPMVANLYTDLFINDRLQRQANLRMADIYRKLQQGRTAQADAKNKASGGVWTLYMRIYENLWQLEKGELGGANVDERLDTDAWLGARLIRVYANDWMLAAGRFATLLLPYLVEDTDALNPSRYLLDTRDAARGCQTYGAQQIEDDEEGGAIHPVHDKRISGLDGEEPPAEAAARSGGGQLREPFELGDILKASGVNLSDHEIAIRYYRERALPHLVAFPSRPAPESQEPQMEGLEAWEIGDPLADIDWLQSVMQSPRPVPGVTTVRRVYGREPARAIDAVPVDLDMYVDSSGSMPNPQAHTSFLTLAGAVIALSALRAGAKVQVTLWSGKNEVMQTPGFVRDEDMILGVLTEFFGGGTCFPIHRLRQTYAAKRERPAHILMISDDGITTMFDNDELGNSGWDVSAKALAQGGAGGTMALNLERDWDGAAANKWLQQTYDDLKRARREQGWDIHAVERYEDLLDFARAFSRRHYIQP; via the coding sequence ATGAAGAACGCTGCCGACACCACCTTGATCGAGGCCTGGCGCGCCGCCTGGCCCGAGGCGCTGGCCGTGTGGAGCAAATTTACGCGCCTGCGCGACCCCAGCCTGTGCGCCAGCCATGTCGAGGCCAGCAAGCAGGGCTTGTCCGGCAGCTTCGCCATGATCCGCCTGCTGGACCAGAGCGTGGTGGTGGACCTGCCGCTGGTGACGGAACTGGGGCTGGACGACTATGCGCTGGAAATCCTCGCGCATGAAATCGGCCACCACATCCTCGCGCCGGGCAGCGCGAGCGACCAGTTCCGCCTGCTGGCGCGCATGCGCCGCGCCTTGCCGACCCTGGAGCAGCACGCGCCCATGGTGGCCAACCTGTACACGGACCTGTTCATCAACGACCGTTTGCAGCGCCAGGCGAATTTGCGCATGGCCGATATCTACCGCAAGCTGCAGCAGGGGCGCACGGCGCAAGCTGACGCCAAGAACAAGGCCAGCGGCGGCGTATGGACCCTGTACATGCGCATCTATGAAAACCTGTGGCAGCTGGAGAAGGGCGAGCTGGGTGGCGCCAATGTGGATGAGCGCCTGGACACGGACGCCTGGCTGGGCGCGCGCCTGATACGCGTGTATGCGAATGACTGGATGCTGGCGGCGGGCCGTTTCGCCACCTTGCTGCTGCCTTACCTGGTCGAGGATACGGACGCTCTGAACCCGAGTCGCTACCTGCTCGACACGCGCGACGCGGCCCGTGGCTGCCAGACCTATGGCGCGCAGCAGATCGAGGATGACGAGGAGGGCGGCGCCATCCATCCCGTGCACGACAAGCGCATTTCCGGCCTCGATGGCGAGGAGCCGCCGGCCGAGGCGGCTGCCAGATCGGGGGGAGGGCAACTGCGCGAACCGTTCGAGCTGGGTGACATTCTGAAGGCCTCGGGCGTGAACCTGAGCGACCATGAAATCGCCATCCGCTACTACCGCGAGCGGGCCTTGCCGCACCTGGTGGCGTTTCCCAGCCGCCCCGCGCCCGAATCGCAGGAGCCGCAGATGGAAGGGCTGGAAGCGTGGGAGATCGGCGATCCTTTGGCAGACATCGACTGGCTCCAGTCCGTGATGCAGTCGCCGCGCCCTGTGCCGGGCGTGACCACCGTGCGCCGCGTATATGGCCGCGAGCCGGCGCGTGCCATCGACGCCGTGCCCGTCGACCTGGACATGTATGTGGACAGTTCCGGCTCCATGCCGAACCCGCAGGCGCACACCTCGTTCCTGACCCTGGCCGGCGCCGTCATCGCCTTGTCCGCCCTGCGCGCCGGCGCGAAAGTGCAAGTGACCCTGTGGAGCGGCAAGAACGAGGTAATGCAGACGCCAGGTTTTGTGCGCGATGAAGACATGATCCTCGGCGTGCTGACGGAATTCTTTGGCGGCGGCACCTGCTTTCCCATCCACCGCCTGCGCCAGACGTATGCTGCCAAACGCGAACGGCCCGCGCACATTTTGATGATTTCCGACGATGGCATCACCACCATGTTCGACAACGATGAACTGGGCAACAGCGGCTGGGATGTTTCCGCCAAGGCGCTGGCCCAGGGCGGCGCGGGCGGCACCATGGCCTTGAACCTCGAGCGCGACTGGGATGGCGCGGCGGCCAACAAGTGGCTGCAGCAAACCTATGACGATTTAAAGCGCGCACGCCGCGAGCAGGGCTGGGATATCCACGCCGTCGAGCGCTACGAGGACTTGCTGGACTTTGCGCGCGCGTTCAGCCGGCGCCACTATATACAACCATGA